From one Microbacterium aurum genomic stretch:
- the crtI gene encoding phytoene desaturase family protein has translation MSRSAVIVGAGIAGLATAALLARDGWDVTVHEARDEIGGRAGSWQQDGFRFDTGPSWYLMPEVFEHFFRLCGTTAAAELDLVPLTPAYRVYPEPDAGAGPATPVDVVSGRAATRALFESREPGAGAGIDAYLDSAADAYRLAVSRFLYDPYTSTRGLRDRAVIRQLPRLVPLLVRSLHRHVARRFRDPVLRQILGYPAVFLGTSPFDAPSLYHLMSHLDLDEGVLYPRGGFTEVIAAVARVARAQGVQIRTGSPVTQIMTDAGRATGIRLADGTVHDADVVVSAADLHTTETRLLPPSQRTYSERWWRRRNPGPGALLVLLGVDGELPALAHHTLLFSRDWRKNFGAVFGRGDGSRIPDPASLYVCRPSATDVTVAPAGGENLFVLVPMPADPALGHGGVDGAGAPAIEAAADRVIAQIAEWTGIPDLASRIRVRRTIAPADFEADLGAWRGGALGLAHTLRQSALFRPRNASRKVAGLYYAGTSVLPGIGLPMCLISAELVAKRLRGDATAARLPEPGTTRATDRTV, from the coding sequence ATGAGCCGCTCCGCCGTCATCGTCGGCGCCGGGATCGCGGGACTCGCGACCGCCGCGCTCCTCGCCCGCGACGGGTGGGATGTCACGGTGCACGAGGCGCGAGACGAGATCGGCGGACGCGCCGGCTCGTGGCAGCAGGACGGGTTCCGGTTCGACACCGGCCCCAGCTGGTACCTCATGCCCGAGGTCTTCGAGCACTTCTTCCGCCTGTGCGGCACGACGGCCGCCGCCGAACTCGACCTCGTGCCGCTCACCCCCGCCTACCGTGTCTACCCCGAGCCGGACGCGGGCGCAGGTCCTGCGACGCCGGTGGACGTCGTCTCGGGACGGGCGGCCACGCGCGCGCTGTTCGAGTCCCGCGAGCCGGGAGCGGGGGCGGGTATCGACGCCTACCTCGACTCCGCGGCCGACGCCTACCGGCTCGCGGTCTCGCGATTCCTTTACGACCCGTACACCTCCACCCGCGGGCTGCGCGACCGCGCCGTGATCCGGCAGCTCCCCCGCCTCGTCCCCCTCCTCGTCCGCTCGCTGCACCGCCACGTCGCCCGACGCTTCCGCGATCCGGTGCTCCGGCAGATCCTCGGCTACCCGGCGGTGTTCCTCGGCACCTCGCCGTTCGACGCGCCGAGCCTGTACCACCTCATGAGCCACCTCGACCTCGACGAGGGCGTGCTGTACCCCCGCGGCGGATTCACCGAGGTCATCGCCGCCGTCGCCCGTGTTGCGCGGGCGCAGGGCGTGCAGATCCGCACCGGTTCGCCGGTGACCCAGATCATGACGGATGCCGGGCGGGCCACCGGCATCCGCCTCGCGGACGGCACCGTCCATGACGCCGACGTCGTCGTGTCGGCGGCCGATCTGCACACGACCGAGACCCGCCTGCTGCCCCCGTCGCAGCGCACCTACTCCGAGCGGTGGTGGCGGCGGCGCAATCCGGGTCCGGGGGCCCTGCTCGTGCTGCTGGGCGTCGACGGCGAGCTGCCCGCGCTCGCCCACCACACGCTGCTGTTCTCCCGCGACTGGCGCAAGAACTTCGGGGCCGTGTTCGGCCGCGGCGACGGCTCCCGCATCCCCGATCCGGCGTCGCTGTACGTCTGCCGCCCGTCCGCGACCGATGTGACCGTCGCCCCCGCCGGTGGGGAGAACCTCTTCGTCCTCGTCCCCATGCCGGCCGACCCCGCGCTCGGTCACGGCGGTGTCGACGGGGCCGGGGCGCCCGCGATCGAGGCCGCCGCCGACCGCGTCATCGCGCAGATCGCCGAGTGGACCGGCATCCCCGATCTCGCCTCCCGCATCCGCGTGCGCCGGACGATCGCGCCCGCCGACTTCGAGGCCGACCTCGGCGCGTGGCGGGGCGGTGCGCTGGGCCTGGCCCACACCCTCCGCCAGAGTGCGCTCTTCCGTCCGCGCAACGCCTCGCGGAAGGTCGCAGGGCTCTATTACGCCGGCACCTCCGTCCTCCCCGGGATCGGACTGCCGATGTGCCTCATCTCCGCCGAACTGGTCGCCAAGCGCCTGCGCGGAGACGCCACGGCGGCCCGGCTGCCCGAGCCGGGGACGACCCGCGCGACCGACCGGACGGTCTGA
- a CDS encoding MarR family winged helix-turn-helix transcriptional regulator: protein MSTVVERWVPRTERDELVMAAMASVRSFTDAMDRMHGGIRSDMDMNATDLAALRMLIVREQRGEWVSPHEIAEHLAISTASTTKLLDRLSESGHVERRPHPHDRRARIVAITEHARREFYRRFGERMVRMRESMADYSDDELRAVIRFLGDMEEALG, encoded by the coding sequence GTGTCCACCGTGGTGGAGAGATGGGTGCCGCGCACCGAGCGCGATGAGCTCGTGATGGCGGCGATGGCCTCGGTGCGCTCGTTCACCGACGCCATGGACCGGATGCACGGCGGCATCCGCTCGGACATGGACATGAACGCGACCGACCTCGCGGCGCTGCGCATGCTGATCGTGCGCGAGCAGCGGGGGGAGTGGGTGTCCCCGCACGAGATCGCCGAGCACCTGGCGATCTCGACCGCGTCGACGACGAAGCTCCTCGACCGGCTGAGCGAGAGCGGACACGTGGAGCGCCGCCCCCACCCGCACGACCGACGCGCGCGGATCGTGGCCATCACCGAGCACGCCCGCCGCGAGTTCTACCGCCGTTTCGGGGAGCGGATGGTGCGGATGCGCGAGTCGATGGCCGACTACAGCGATGATGAGCTGCGCGCCGTCATCCGCTTCCTCGGCGACATGGAGGAGGCCTTGGGCTGA
- a CDS encoding phytoene/squalene synthase family protein, which yields MTTLYDRCAQDAAASVIAAYSTSFALACRLLGPRVRSHVRSVYALVRVADEIVDGAAESAGVPATTQRLLLDAFETETLAAIDRGFSTDLVVHAFALTARECGIDDELVRPFFASMRTDLTRTQHDGASHDAYVYGSAEVVGLMCLQVFVNAGRRTPLAPAPHLVEGARRLGAAFQDVNFLRDRADDESRLGRDYLGLQGDRGDRAAVLARIDADLAAAARAIPDLPADCRRAVATAHGLFAELARRLRVADDSVRVSVPAPVKASIAARAVIGLPPRQRVA from the coding sequence GTGACGACCCTCTACGATCGCTGCGCGCAGGATGCCGCGGCATCCGTCATCGCCGCCTACTCCACCTCGTTCGCGCTCGCCTGCCGCCTGCTCGGTCCCCGCGTGCGCAGCCACGTCCGGAGCGTCTACGCCCTCGTCCGCGTCGCCGACGAGATCGTCGACGGCGCCGCCGAGAGCGCCGGCGTCCCGGCGACCACGCAGCGGCTGCTGCTCGACGCCTTCGAAACCGAGACCCTGGCCGCCATCGACCGCGGGTTCAGCACCGATCTCGTCGTGCACGCCTTCGCCCTGACCGCCCGCGAGTGCGGCATCGACGACGAGCTCGTGCGGCCGTTCTTCGCCTCGATGCGCACCGATCTCACCCGCACGCAGCACGATGGCGCGTCGCACGATGCCTACGTCTACGGCTCCGCGGAGGTCGTCGGCCTCATGTGCCTGCAGGTCTTCGTGAACGCCGGACGGCGGACGCCGCTCGCCCCTGCGCCGCACCTCGTCGAGGGCGCGCGGCGTCTGGGGGCGGCGTTCCAGGACGTGAACTTCCTCCGCGACCGCGCCGACGATGAGAGCCGACTGGGCCGCGATTACCTGGGCCTGCAGGGCGACCGCGGCGACCGCGCGGCCGTGCTCGCCCGGATCGACGCCGACCTCGCCGCGGCGGCTCGCGCGATCCCCGACCTCCCCGCCGACTGCCGCCGTGCCGTCGCGACCGCGCACGGCCTGTTCGCCGAGCTCGCACGGCGGCTGCGCGTCGCCGACGACAGCGTGCGCGTGTCGGTCCCCGCGCCCGTCAAGGCCTCGATCGCGGCGCGCGCCGTCATCGGCCTCCCGCCGCGGCAGCGCGTCGCATGA
- a CDS encoding carbon-nitrogen hydrolase family protein, whose product MSEDAVGIAVAQFAPTADTAANLRTIADLTARAAARGAKVVLFPEYASYFVDPFDPSLAAHAEDLDGPFAQTLREIARRHGVVVVAGLVERGEGERVRNAVIAVDAEGLRAVSRKLHLYDAFGQRESDWVEPGEITDPQTFEVGGLRFALMTCYDLRFPEVARRLADAGAHVVLVAAEWVRGPLKEHHWRTLLRARAIENTLYVAGADHPPPLGVGASVVVDPQGVEIAGIGTGTDVAVAFADAGSVERVRRVNPALSLRRFRVDPR is encoded by the coding sequence GTGAGCGAGGATGCCGTCGGGATCGCCGTGGCGCAGTTCGCCCCCACCGCCGACACCGCGGCGAACCTCCGCACGATCGCGGATCTCACCGCCCGTGCCGCGGCCCGGGGCGCGAAAGTCGTGCTCTTCCCCGAGTACGCGAGCTACTTCGTCGACCCGTTCGACCCTTCCCTGGCCGCGCACGCGGAGGACCTGGACGGCCCGTTCGCGCAGACGCTGCGGGAGATCGCACGCCGCCACGGGGTCGTCGTGGTCGCCGGGCTCGTCGAGCGCGGGGAGGGAGAGCGGGTGCGCAATGCCGTCATCGCGGTGGATGCCGAGGGCCTCCGCGCGGTGTCGCGCAAACTGCACCTGTACGACGCGTTCGGGCAGCGCGAATCGGACTGGGTCGAGCCGGGTGAGATCACCGATCCGCAGACCTTCGAGGTCGGCGGTCTGCGGTTCGCCCTGATGACGTGTTACGACCTGCGCTTCCCCGAGGTCGCGCGGCGGCTCGCCGACGCCGGCGCCCACGTCGTGCTGGTGGCCGCGGAATGGGTGCGCGGTCCGCTGAAGGAGCACCACTGGCGGACGCTGCTGCGCGCCCGGGCCATCGAGAACACCCTGTACGTCGCGGGCGCCGATCACCCGCCACCCCTCGGCGTGGGCGCCTCCGTCGTGGTCGATCCGCAGGGTGTGGAGATCGCGGGTATCGGCACCGGCACGGACGTCGCGGTCGCCTTCGCGGATGCCGGCAGCGTCGAGCGGGTGCGGCGCGTCAATCCGGCGCTGTCCCTGCGGCGCTTCCGCGTCGACCCCCGCTGA
- a CDS encoding lycopene cyclase domain-containing protein has translation MPGLYLLALLVSAAGIAALDARFRLAFWAAPGRTAGAIVLGTAFFVAWDAVGIATGVFVKGDSPALLGLDLAPHLPLEEPVFLAFLCYLALVVDAAARRRVTRRRDPATRSAEAP, from the coding sequence GTGCCGGGACTGTACCTCCTCGCCCTGCTCGTCTCGGCGGCAGGCATCGCCGCCCTCGATGCGCGCTTCCGCCTCGCGTTCTGGGCGGCGCCGGGGCGCACCGCCGGCGCGATCGTCCTCGGGACCGCGTTCTTCGTGGCGTGGGATGCCGTCGGCATCGCCACCGGGGTCTTCGTCAAGGGCGACAGCCCCGCGCTGCTCGGCCTCGACCTCGCGCCGCACCTGCCGCTCGAGGAGCCGGTGTTCCTGGCCTTCCTGTGCTACCTCGCCCTCGTCGTCGACGCCGCGGCGCGGCGGCGCGTCACCCGTCGGCGTGATCCGGCGACCCGCTCGGCGGAGGCACCGTGA
- a CDS encoding S1C family serine protease gives MSENIPSNVEPQPGQDAASQDAAATPARPPLPQQPAAHAAAAPAGQPAAAPAPQAGAQPYASQAPYTAPSAPAGAPAYGQHGQHGQYAQQPTDAYATAPASGLPTQGHSLHGHDAGASGHTAAPGAKVGAGKIVGIMVAAALVGGAAGLGGAAAGTSFFAQPQTVVTTGPGAVTVNNTDSVNQTTAIAAKVVPSVVTISASSGSSGGTGSGVILSEDGYVVTNTHVVTLDGETSDAKLTVTTSDGKVYSATIVGTDPTYDLAVIKLDDASGLTPITFGDSSKLNVGDQTVAVGAPLGLSNTVTTGIVSALNRSIQIASSAAPEGDDTQQGQGDSPFQFDFGQGQQQSSATSTISIAVIQTDAAINPGNSGGALVDGEGKLIGINVAIASTGSSSSSPSGSIGVGFSIPSDIVKRITDEIIADGAATHGLLGAGVMDAAAQEGATTAGAYISEVTAGGAAAEAGLQKGDVVTSFNGVPISDATDLTAQVRALAAGSKATIVYERDGKTLSATVTLGTLTQ, from the coding sequence ATGAGCGAGAACATCCCCTCCAACGTCGAGCCCCAGCCGGGTCAGGACGCCGCATCGCAGGATGCCGCGGCCACCCCCGCGCGCCCGCCGCTGCCGCAGCAGCCGGCCGCCCACGCCGCCGCGGCGCCGGCCGGCCAGCCCGCCGCCGCGCCCGCGCCGCAGGCCGGCGCCCAGCCGTACGCGTCGCAGGCTCCCTACACCGCGCCGAGCGCCCCCGCTGGCGCGCCCGCCTACGGTCAGCACGGCCAGCACGGCCAGTACGCGCAGCAGCCCACCGACGCCTACGCGACGGCCCCGGCATCCGGACTCCCCACCCAGGGTCACAGCCTGCACGGGCACGACGCGGGCGCGAGCGGTCACACCGCGGCTCCCGGGGCGAAGGTCGGTGCCGGCAAGATCGTCGGCATCATGGTGGCCGCCGCCCTCGTCGGCGGCGCGGCCGGCCTTGGCGGTGCCGCCGCGGGGACGTCGTTCTTCGCGCAGCCGCAGACGGTCGTCACCACCGGCCCCGGCGCCGTCACGGTCAACAACACCGACTCGGTGAACCAGACCACCGCGATCGCGGCGAAGGTCGTGCCGAGCGTCGTGACTATCTCGGCATCCTCCGGATCGTCGGGCGGCACCGGCTCGGGGGTCATCCTGAGCGAAGACGGCTACGTCGTGACCAACACGCACGTCGTGACACTCGACGGCGAGACCTCCGACGCGAAGCTCACGGTCACGACCTCGGACGGCAAGGTGTACTCCGCCACGATCGTCGGCACCGACCCGACCTACGACCTCGCGGTCATCAAGCTCGACGACGCGTCGGGTCTCACGCCCATCACGTTCGGCGACTCCAGCAAGCTCAACGTCGGCGACCAGACCGTCGCCGTCGGCGCCCCGCTCGGACTGTCCAACACGGTCACGACAGGCATCGTCAGCGCGCTGAACCGTTCGATCCAGATCGCCTCGTCCGCCGCTCCCGAGGGCGACGACACGCAGCAGGGCCAGGGCGACTCGCCGTTCCAGTTCGACTTCGGTCAGGGCCAGCAGCAGTCCTCCGCGACGAGCACGATCTCGATCGCCGTCATCCAGACGGATGCCGCGATCAACCCCGGCAACTCCGGCGGCGCACTGGTCGACGGTGAGGGCAAGCTCATCGGCATCAATGTGGCGATCGCCTCGACCGGCAGCTCCAGTTCGAGCCCGTCCGGGTCGATCGGGGTCGGGTTCTCGATCCCGTCCGACATCGTCAAGCGCATCACCGACGAGATCATCGCCGACGGTGCCGCCACTCACGGCCTGCTGGGCGCCGGCGTGATGGACGCCGCCGCGCAGGAGGGCGCGACCACCGCGGGCGCCTACATCAGCGAGGTCACCGCCGGCGGCGCCGCCGCCGAGGCCGGGCTACAGAAGGGCGACGTCGTGACGTCGTTCAACGGGGTGCCGATCAGCGACGCGACCGATCTGACCGCTCAGGTGCGCGCCCTCGCCGCCGGATCGAAGGCGACCATCGTGTACGAGCGCGACGGCAAGACGCTGTCGGCGACCGTGACCCTCGGCACGCTCACGCAGTAA
- a CDS encoding DUF6328 family protein produces the protein MTEPPMLRDRVPGDDRADGRDETPNERADRNWTEVLQELRVLQTGTQILTGFLLALAFQPAFADLDQGQRVFYLVLVVLATLSAVIALAPVALHRMVFGRREKGTVVRYGHIALITALVTVSVLLVGVVAFVFDVVLGAAASWIIGIAAAVVLITLWGMVPVILRVRGRS, from the coding sequence ATGACCGAGCCCCCGATGCTGCGCGACCGCGTGCCCGGGGACGACCGCGCCGACGGGCGCGACGAGACACCCAACGAGCGCGCCGACCGCAACTGGACCGAAGTGCTGCAGGAGCTGCGCGTCCTGCAGACCGGCACGCAGATCCTCACCGGGTTCCTGCTGGCGCTCGCCTTCCAGCCGGCGTTCGCGGATCTCGATCAGGGTCAGCGCGTCTTCTACCTCGTCCTCGTGGTGCTCGCGACACTCAGCGCGGTGATCGCGCTGGCGCCGGTGGCGCTGCACCGCATGGTGTTCGGCCGCCGCGAGAAGGGAACGGTCGTGCGATACGGCCATATCGCGCTCATCACGGCGCTCGTGACGGTGTCGGTGCTGCTGGTCGGGGTGGTCGCCTTCGTCTTCGACGTCGTGCTGGGGGCGGCGGCCTCATGGATCATCGGCATCGCCGCCGCGGTCGTGCTCATCACCCTCTGGGGCATGGTCCCGGTCATCCTGCGGGTGCGGGGGCGATCGTGA
- a CDS encoding polyprenyl synthetase family protein, with product MGPGVVIALDAPSRERVDAAITAALSRLEQRSARLGDGAAALGAATRAAAADGKRLRPALLVAAFRAFDGDADRQPGVWDVAAALELLHTAFVVHDDLIDGDVERRGAPTVGGRFRIRARDYGADARQAAAVGDAAAVLAGDLLLFEASRLVATAAIDEGARAAMFDLLDEAMLVSAAGELADVEHAARADCPGTDALLSAAHDKTATYSFEAPLLAGAILAGAPDAARQPLAAAAADLGLAFQLVDDLIGTFGTRRQAGRAPGADLREAKRTPLIALARDTASWPQVSSALAVAHTGPIAVRRAQRELEASGARDDLVALVTDRLRRARGHAASPELPAAAVTLLATVAAAIEGRIP from the coding sequence ATGGGACCGGGCGTCGTGATCGCGCTCGATGCCCCCTCCCGCGAGCGGGTGGATGCCGCGATCACGGCGGCGCTGTCCCGGCTCGAGCAGCGCTCCGCGCGCCTGGGCGACGGCGCCGCGGCCCTCGGGGCGGCCACGCGCGCGGCGGCGGCCGACGGCAAGCGACTGCGCCCCGCGCTGCTCGTCGCCGCCTTCCGCGCGTTCGACGGCGACGCCGACCGCCAGCCGGGCGTCTGGGACGTCGCGGCGGCCCTCGAGCTGCTGCACACCGCGTTCGTCGTGCACGACGACCTCATCGACGGCGATGTGGAGCGGCGCGGCGCCCCCACTGTCGGCGGACGCTTCCGCATCCGCGCCCGCGATTACGGCGCCGACGCGCGTCAGGCCGCCGCTGTCGGCGACGCCGCGGCCGTGCTGGCCGGCGACCTCCTGCTGTTCGAGGCGTCGCGCCTGGTCGCCACCGCGGCGATCGACGAGGGCGCCCGCGCGGCGATGTTCGACCTGCTCGACGAGGCGATGCTCGTCTCCGCGGCCGGTGAGCTCGCCGACGTCGAACACGCCGCCCGTGCCGACTGCCCCGGCACCGACGCGCTGCTGAGCGCGGCCCATGACAAGACCGCGACGTACTCCTTCGAAGCTCCGCTCCTGGCCGGTGCCATCCTCGCCGGCGCCCCCGACGCCGCGCGGCAGCCACTGGCGGCGGCAGCGGCCGACCTGGGACTGGCGTTCCAGCTCGTCGATGACCTCATCGGGACCTTCGGCACCCGCCGGCAAGCGGGGCGCGCCCCCGGCGCAGACCTTCGAGAGGCCAAGCGCACCCCGCTCATCGCGCTCGCCCGCGACACCGCCTCGTGGCCCCAGGTCAGCTCGGCACTCGCCGTGGCCCACACCGGCCCCATCGCCGTGCGGCGCGCCCAGCGCGAGCTGGAGGCCAGCGGCGCCCGCGACGATCTCGTCGCCCTCGTGACCGACCGCCTGCGGCGCGCCCGCGGGCACGCTGCCTCGCCGGAGCTGCCGGCCGCCGCAGTCACACTCCTCGCGACCGTCGCCGCCGCGATCGAGGGGCGCATCCCGTGA
- a CDS encoding lycopene cyclase domain-containing protein, which translates to MTYALIIVPFALLAAIVVAAAAVRVRRPRLGRRLAASAVTAVVLVLLTIVFDNLMVAAGLFTYPEHLISGIRVGLAPVEDLAYPVVAAFLLPAIADLLRRPGNVRTAGSAARNPKEPAS; encoded by the coding sequence GTGACGTACGCGCTCATCATCGTCCCGTTCGCCCTCCTCGCCGCGATCGTCGTCGCCGCGGCCGCCGTGCGGGTGCGCCGGCCCCGCCTCGGGCGGCGGCTGGCCGCCTCCGCCGTCACGGCGGTCGTGCTGGTGCTCCTCACGATCGTCTTCGACAACCTCATGGTCGCGGCGGGCCTGTTCACCTACCCGGAGCACCTCATCAGCGGCATCCGCGTGGGACTCGCCCCCGTCGAAGACCTCGCCTATCCGGTCGTCGCGGCCTTCCTGCTGCCCGCGATCGCGGACCTCCTGCGGCGGCCCGGCAACGTCCGGACCGCCGGCTCCGCGGCGCGGAACCCGAAAGAGCCCGCCTCGTGA
- the idi gene encoding isopentenyl-diphosphate Delta-isomerase: MSATEYVVLLDEDGQEIGTAPKASVHGTETALHLAFSCHVYNSRGETLVTRRALDKQTWPGVWSNSFCGHPRPAEPVSDAVHRRAAEELGLELHDVRLALPLFRYRAVDASGIVEYEICPVYTALVDAEPRLNPREVADAQWVDPADLAVSLRATPWAFSPWLVLQAEQLGIFDTPAPPAARWDRAS, translated from the coding sequence GTGTCGGCGACAGAATACGTGGTGCTTCTGGACGAGGACGGGCAGGAGATCGGAACCGCCCCGAAGGCGAGCGTCCACGGCACCGAGACCGCCCTGCATCTGGCCTTCTCGTGCCACGTCTACAACTCACGCGGCGAGACGCTCGTCACGCGCCGGGCGCTCGACAAGCAGACCTGGCCCGGCGTCTGGTCCAACTCTTTCTGCGGCCACCCTCGTCCCGCCGAGCCGGTCTCCGACGCCGTCCACCGGCGCGCCGCGGAGGAGCTCGGCCTCGAGCTGCACGACGTGCGGCTCGCCCTCCCCCTATTCCGCTACCGCGCGGTGGACGCCAGCGGCATCGTCGAGTACGAGATCTGCCCTGTCTACACCGCCCTCGTCGACGCGGAACCGCGACTGAACCCGCGCGAGGTCGCCGACGCGCAGTGGGTCGACCCCGCCGACCTGGCGGTCTCGCTGCGGGCGACGCCGTGGGCGTTCAGCCCCTGGCTCGTGCTGCAGGCCGAGCAGCTCGGCATCTTCGACACCCCGGCGCCGCCGGCGGCGCGATGGGACCGGGCGTCGTGA
- a CDS encoding aminotransferase class I/II-fold pyridoxal phosphate-dependent enzyme produces MRDIPGAWRRTARGAGLLSPDGAAAPTIFAEMTGLALRTGAVNLGQGFPDEDGPAEVLAAAAAAIAAGENQYAPGRGVPALLQAVADHQRRFYGIELDPAREVLITAGATEALAATLLALIDSPDDEVVVFEPYYDSYAACVALAGAKLVTVPLRWPDFQPDPDELAAAVGDRTRLILVNDPHNPTGVVFSAAVREQIVRLADRHDAIIVTDEVYEHLVFNGPHTPIATMPGAAALTLSISSAGKTFSTTGWKIGWVTGPADLVDAVLAVKQFLTYTNGTPFQHAIAAALGLPDAYFDGAAATLRDKRDLLGEGLRAAGFAVSVAAGSYFTVADAADLMAPGTDAADFCRTLPERAGVVAIPLTAFASTERRGQYASLVRFAACKRTEVIAEAGRRLAALADA; encoded by the coding sequence ATGCGAGACATTCCCGGAGCATGGCGCCGCACCGCGCGCGGTGCCGGCCTGCTGTCGCCCGACGGCGCGGCGGCGCCGACGATCTTCGCCGAGATGACGGGCCTCGCCCTGCGGACGGGCGCGGTGAACCTCGGGCAGGGCTTTCCCGATGAGGACGGTCCCGCGGAGGTGCTCGCCGCCGCCGCAGCGGCCATCGCCGCCGGGGAGAACCAGTACGCCCCCGGCCGCGGAGTCCCCGCCCTGCTGCAGGCGGTCGCCGACCATCAGCGACGCTTCTACGGCATCGAGCTCGATCCTGCCCGCGAGGTCCTCATCACGGCGGGCGCCACCGAGGCACTCGCCGCGACGCTTCTCGCCCTCATCGACTCCCCCGACGACGAGGTGGTGGTGTTCGAGCCGTACTACGACTCCTATGCCGCGTGCGTCGCACTCGCCGGCGCGAAGCTCGTCACGGTGCCCCTGCGGTGGCCCGATTTCCAGCCCGATCCGGATGAGCTCGCGGCGGCCGTCGGCGACCGCACCCGGCTGATCCTCGTCAACGACCCGCACAATCCCACCGGCGTCGTCTTCTCGGCCGCCGTGCGCGAGCAGATCGTCCGTCTCGCCGACCGTCACGACGCCATCATCGTCACCGACGAGGTCTACGAGCATCTCGTCTTCAACGGCCCGCACACGCCGATCGCGACGATGCCGGGGGCCGCCGCGCTCACCCTGTCGATCTCGTCGGCCGGCAAGACGTTCTCCACGACCGGCTGGAAGATCGGGTGGGTCACGGGACCCGCTGACCTCGTCGACGCGGTCCTGGCGGTCAAGCAGTTCCTCACGTACACCAACGGCACGCCGTTCCAGCACGCGATCGCCGCGGCTCTCGGCCTCCCGGACGCGTACTTCGACGGTGCCGCGGCGACGCTCCGCGACAAGCGTGACCTCCTCGGCGAGGGCCTGCGCGCTGCCGGCTTCGCCGTGTCGGTCGCCGCCGGGTCGTACTTCACGGTGGCCGACGCCGCCGATCTCATGGCCCCGGGCACGGATGCCGCGGACTTCTGTCGCACGCTCCCCGAGCGCGCCGGGGTGGTCGCGATCCCGCTCACGGCGTTCGCCTCCACCGAGCGACGCGGCCAGTACGCGAGTCTCGTCCGCTTCGCGGCGTGCAAGCGCACCGAGGTGATCGCGGAGGCCGGGCGCCGACTGGCGGCGCTGGCCGACGCCTGA